The following are encoded together in the Desulfitobacterium chlororespirans DSM 11544 genome:
- the priA gene encoding primosomal protein N': MHYAEVLVDVANRRLDQVFHYQIPEGLSLKRGMRVLVPLQYRQVQGVVVRITEQLPQGIAHSALKPILGIVDTMHVVPEDLVDLALWLAETTICSIAQSLHTVWPLLKGKVEEYVIPMAAQEDEDVKALKILDSETYQALAVIFRSRNKALPLSIYLKRSGLSKTQVEHLAKQGWLKLESRFTSGVPRKVQAALTSEERVGDDLGDRESMTGMMHEADIELNVHQGPDYLRTLTPEQAKVCEKVTQALDKQSYQTLLLHGVTGSGKTEVYQRLIGEVLIKGGSAILLVPEISLTSQIARYFQDQFGEQLIVLHSGLQVGEKAKAWQDILQGKIRIVVGARSAVFAPLPDLRLIILDEEHESAYHQEENPKYHARNVARKRMEQLRGVVLLGSATPSLEAYAAAQTGKVPLLTMEERVNRRPLPPVEVVDMREELIKGNRSMFSLSLQDKLKRTLERGEQSMLFLNRRGYSTFVVCRECGYVIRCHDCDIALTYHTQGHTMRCHYCNHEEVPPRTCPECGSRYIRFFGQGTQRVEDEIKGLYPAARILRLDFDTTRSKDAYEDILGKFRRQEADILVGTQMMAKGLDFPNVTLVGVVAADQMLNMPDFRARERTFQLLTQVAGRAGRSQKPGQVVIQTYTPEDRAIIQASQHNFKGFFWEEIGYRKARNYPPFTHVIRVTLIHEKEEKVIKGAHSLVNSLRQGIVSDQNGHTSLDILGPAPAVIPRLKNHFRWQVSVKGKTMDVLREFLHQGVRRFARDPISSGIQLNIEVDPLSM, from the coding sequence GTGCATTATGCAGAAGTTCTTGTTGATGTGGCCAATCGTCGCCTTGATCAGGTGTTTCACTACCAAATTCCTGAAGGGCTATCCTTAAAAAGAGGGATGCGCGTCCTTGTGCCTTTGCAATATCGTCAAGTTCAAGGCGTGGTGGTCCGGATCACGGAGCAGCTGCCCCAGGGGATAGCGCACTCGGCTCTAAAACCCATTTTGGGGATTGTTGACACCATGCATGTCGTTCCTGAAGATCTTGTGGATTTAGCTCTGTGGCTGGCGGAAACGACTATCTGCTCCATCGCCCAGAGTCTTCATACGGTTTGGCCCCTGCTCAAGGGTAAGGTGGAAGAGTATGTCATTCCTATGGCTGCCCAGGAGGATGAGGATGTTAAGGCTTTAAAAATCCTGGATTCAGAGACCTATCAGGCTTTGGCGGTTATCTTTCGGTCACGGAATAAGGCATTGCCCCTGAGTATCTATCTTAAGCGCTCAGGTCTGTCCAAGACCCAGGTAGAGCACTTAGCCAAGCAAGGCTGGCTCAAACTGGAATCCCGCTTTACCTCCGGTGTTCCCCGCAAAGTCCAGGCTGCGCTTACTTCCGAAGAGAGGGTTGGCGATGACCTGGGGGATAGGGAATCGATGACCGGTATGATGCATGAAGCCGATATTGAACTTAATGTTCACCAGGGGCCGGATTACCTGCGGACACTCACTCCTGAACAAGCGAAAGTATGTGAAAAAGTTACTCAGGCCCTGGATAAACAAAGTTATCAAACCCTGCTCTTGCATGGGGTTACCGGCAGCGGCAAGACGGAGGTCTACCAAAGACTGATTGGGGAAGTGCTGATTAAAGGCGGTTCAGCCATTTTGTTGGTTCCTGAGATTTCGCTGACGTCTCAGATCGCCCGCTATTTTCAAGACCAATTCGGCGAGCAGTTGATTGTTCTCCACTCGGGATTGCAAGTGGGGGAAAAGGCCAAGGCCTGGCAGGATATTCTCCAGGGGAAAATCAGGATTGTCGTCGGGGCCCGTTCGGCGGTTTTTGCCCCGCTGCCTGATTTACGCTTGATCATCTTGGATGAAGAACATGAGAGCGCCTATCATCAAGAGGAAAATCCCAAATACCATGCCCGCAATGTGGCCCGTAAACGGATGGAACAGCTCCGGGGAGTAGTGCTTTTGGGAAGCGCTACCCCTTCTCTGGAAGCCTATGCCGCGGCTCAGACCGGCAAGGTTCCTTTGCTTACCATGGAAGAACGGGTCAACCGCCGCCCGCTGCCCCCTGTAGAAGTGGTGGATATGCGGGAGGAATTGATTAAAGGGAATCGCAGTATGTTTTCCCTCTCCCTGCAAGACAAGCTGAAAAGGACCCTGGAGCGGGGAGAACAGTCCATGCTGTTCTTGAACCGCCGCGGCTACTCCACCTTTGTGGTCTGCCGGGAATGCGGTTATGTGATTCGCTGTCATGACTGTGATATCGCTCTGACTTACCATACTCAAGGCCACACCATGCGTTGCCATTATTGCAATCATGAAGAGGTTCCTCCCCGCACCTGTCCGGAATGCGGCAGCCGCTATATTCGCTTTTTTGGGCAAGGGACTCAGCGGGTGGAAGATGAAATCAAAGGACTTTACCCGGCGGCAAGAATCCTCCGCCTGGATTTTGATACCACCCGCTCTAAAGATGCCTATGAGGACATCCTGGGCAAATTCCGCCGCCAGGAGGCAGATATCCTCGTGGGCACCCAGATGATGGCCAAGGGACTGGATTTTCCTAATGTCACTTTAGTAGGAGTTGTGGCAGCCGATCAGATGCTGAATATGCCGGATTTCCGCGCCAGGGAGAGAACCTTCCAGCTTCTGACCCAAGTGGCCGGCCGGGCCGGCCGCAGTCAAAAACCCGGGCAGGTTGTGATTCAGACTTATACACCGGAAGACAGGGCGATTATTCAAGCCTCTCAGCACAATTTTAAGGGCTTCTTTTGGGAAGAGATTGGCTATCGGAAAGCCAGAAATTATCCTCCCTTCACCCATGTCATCCGGGTGACCCTTATTCATGAAAAGGAAGAGAAAGTGATCAAAGGAGCCCATAGCCTGGTCAATTCTTTAAGGCAGGGAATAGTATCCGATCAAAATGGGCATACTTCTTTAGATATTCTCGGCCCTGCTCCGGCTGTGATTCCCCGCCTCAAAAATCATTTCCGCTGGCAGGTCTCGGTTAAAGGAAAAACTATGGATGTGCTGCGTGAATTTTTGCATCAAGGTGTCCGGCGTTTTGCACGTGATCCCATTAGTTCGGGAATTCAACTCAATATCGAAGTAGATCCCTTAAGCATGTAA